One genomic window of Candidatus Borreliella tachyglossi includes the following:
- a CDS encoding DUF759 family protein, with protein MSDTFTIKFKGVLDHAETKKALEKDISKMEKYLKPARTSLGSTKDIIKSNLSDKKRELSKQKKYEALREKTEKFKLAETKKLMSQGKSFAKARKEAFRRSQMSDDDLRKLEYKKLKKDEHSARFKKGFGFVTKVAMGTAIGNVVSGALNKGVSGVMDFAKKSVEMRSQIARQARLSSKMFTTAERSSIEGMLKGRGFEKQLDKEDFITKSALIKSELKQLGITDQKSIVDAVQTAVDIKKSGLLGEGTDESISAVVELLKGNAGVLFDTMHRLEGIGDKYNDFQARNFENVAKYDVLARLATLREIKKDVTSADLSGYATVADKSEGSMTRIEDNLGKLTSRLLEPAIKLVDKLLVWIENFSIEKSIISPIKNIFSIDTLIARLKSILPSWMGGDSGASLGELNKRREASEDGSSKQP; from the coding sequence ATGAGTGATACATTTACTATTAAATTTAAAGGCGTACTAGATCACGCTGAGACTAAAAAGGCGTTAGAAAAAGATATTTCCAAAATGGAGAAGTATCTAAAGCCCGCTCGAACTAGTCTGGGTAGTACTAAAGATATCATTAAGAGTAATTTAAGTGATAAAAAGCGTGAGCTCTCTAAACAAAAAAAATATGAGGCTTTAAGGGAAAAAACAGAAAAATTTAAGCTGGCTGAGACTAAAAAATTAATGAGTCAAGGTAAAAGTTTCGCTAAAGCTAGAAAAGAGGCATTTAGACGCTCACAAATGTCTGATGATGATTTAAGGAAGTTAGAATACAAAAAACTAAAAAAAGACGAGCATAGTGCACGGTTTAAAAAAGGTTTTGGTTTTGTTACAAAAGTTGCAATGGGAACCGCTATTGGAAATGTGGTATCTGGGGCACTTAATAAGGGCGTAAGTGGCGTTATGGATTTTGCTAAAAAGTCCGTTGAAATGCGTTCACAAATTGCAAGACAAGCAAGGCTTTCATCTAAAATGTTTACTACAGCTGAGCGTAGTAGTATTGAAGGAATGCTTAAAGGTAGGGGTTTTGAAAAGCAATTAGACAAAGAAGACTTTATTACAAAAAGTGCATTAATTAAATCCGAACTTAAACAATTGGGTATAACAGATCAAAAATCGATTGTTGATGCTGTACAGACTGCAGTTGATATTAAAAAGAGTGGGCTCTTAGGTGAAGGCACAGATGAATCAATAAGTGCGGTTGTTGAACTACTTAAGGGTAATGCTGGAGTTTTATTTGATACTATGCATCGACTAGAGGGTATTGGTGATAAGTATAATGATTTTCAAGCAAGAAATTTTGAAAATGTGGCAAAGTATGACGTGCTTGCAAGACTTGCTACACTTAGGGAAATTAAAAAAGACGTAACATCTGCTGATTTATCTGGGTATGCTACAGTTGCTGACAAGAGTGAGGGGAGTATGACTAGAATTGAGGATAATTTAGGGAAGTTGACTTCTAGACTCCTAGAGCCAGCAATTAAGCTTGTTGATAAATTATTAGTATGGATTGAAAACTTTAGTATTGAAAAAAGTATTATTTCTCCTATTAAAAATATATTTAGTATAG
- a CDS encoding DUF1322 family protein: protein MKTSKAVRYNEIKQVINQIHESRHQYFTLLEEIRNNKYAFPVIMGIATLSEVKRMLYNDLFEVNKLADFKLQKQVYELIFRK from the coding sequence ATGAAAACATCAAAAGCAGTAAGATACAACGAAATAAAGCAAGTAATAAATCAAATACATGAATCTAGGCACCAATATTTCACACTCTTAGAAGAAATTAGAAATAATAAGTATGCCTTTCCAGTAATAATGGGAATTGCTACCTTAAGTGAAGTTAAGAGGATGTTATATAACGATTTATTTGAAGTTAATAAACTTGCTGATTTTAAACTACAAAAACAAGTGTATGAACTTATTTTTAGGAAATAA